A part of Arachis hypogaea cultivar Tifrunner chromosome 12, arahy.Tifrunner.gnm2.J5K5, whole genome shotgun sequence genomic DNA contains:
- the LOC112727611 gene encoding probable glycosyltransferase STELLO1: MLVQERSAPKSTNSKPNSRTNGSLPTNRFAETKNLDFSAWVSENLYKIVAVVALAATVAALFFLRNVGDTAALLCFEKQAHDLEKIAFPRVDWNNIAPIRDTASKFANFRTERWIVVSVSGYPSDSLRGLVKIKGWQVLAIGNSRTPSDWSLKGAIYLSLEMQANLGFRVVEFLPYDSYVRKTVGYLFAIQHGAKKIFDADDRGDVIDGDLGKHFDVELIGEGARQEVLLQYSHDNPNRTVVNPYVHFGQRSVWPRGLPLENVGEIGHEEFYTEVFGGKQFIQQGISNGLPDVDSVFYFTRKSGLEAFDIRFDKHAPKVALPQGMMVPVNSFNTMYHSPAFWALMLPVSVSTMASDVLRGYWGQRLLWEVGGYVAVYPPTVHRYDKIEAYPFSEEKDLHVNVGRLINYLVLWKSNKHRLFEKILDLSYAMAEEGFWTEKDVKLTAAWLQDLLAVGYQQPRLMSLELGRPRANIGHGDRREFIPQKLPSVHLGVEETGTVNYEIANLIRWRKTFGNVVLILYCSGPVERTALEWRLLYGRVFRTVVILSEKKDMDLVVQEGKLDKAYRYLPKIFDQFSSAEGFLFLQDNTILNYWNLVQADKTKLWITNKLSESWTPVLTKGGNSDWLSQQASMVQQVVSMMPAHFQVNYKEFSPNEKNLLLCNSEVFYVPQRLVSDFIELVSLIGDLDIHQKVAIPMFFVSMDSPQNFDPVLDTTIYKQKFPTNSSALYSAKVPAVHPWTVSSEQDFIKLIRIMAEGDPLLMELV; the protein is encoded by the exons ATGTTAGTCCAAGAGCGTTCAGCTCCCAAATCCACAAACTCTAAACCCAATTCAAGAACCAATGGATCTCTTCCAACGAATCGATTTGCGGAGACGAAGAACCTTGACTTCTCGGCGTGGGTTTCCGAGAATCTCTACAAGATCGTCGCCGTCGTGGCCCTGGCCGCCACCGTCGCCGCTCTCTTCTTCCTCCGCAATGTCGGCGACACCGCCGCGCTCCTTTGCTTCGAGAAGCAAGCACATGACCTCGAGAAGATCGCGTTCCCACGCGTTGATTGGAACAACATAGCTCCCATTCGGGATACGGCATCGAAGTTCGCGAATTTTCGGACGGAACGGTGGATCGTGGTGTCCGTTTCCGGTTACCCCTCCGATTCGCTCCGTGGTCTTGTGAAGATCAAAGGCTGGCAGGTTCTTGCGATAGGGAACTCGAGAACGCCCTCGGATTGGAGCTTGAAAGGTGCGATCTATTTATCACTGGAAATGCAGGCtaatttggggtttagggttgtTGAATTCCTTCCTTATGATTCATATGTTAGGAAAACTGTTGGGTATTTGTTTGCGATTCAGCACGGTGCTAAGAAGATCTTTGATGCTGATGATAGAGGGGATGTGATTGATGGAGATTTGGGTAAGCATTTTGATGTGGAGTTGATTGGGGAGGGTGCTAGGCAAGAGGTTTTATTACAGTATAGTCATGATAATCCGAATCGAACCGTTGTGAATCCATATGTACATTTCGGGCAGCGTTCAGTTTGGCCTAGAGGTTTACCTTTGGAGAATGTAGGTGAAATTGGGCATGAGGAGTTTTACACTGAAGTGTTTGGTGGAAAGCAGTTTATACAGCAGGGGATTTCAAATGGGCTCCCAGATGTAGATTCAGTGTTTTATTTTACGCGCAAGTCAGGATTAGAGGCTTTTGATATTAGATTCGATAAGCACGCCCCCAAGGTGGCGCTGCCGCAGGGTATGATGGTTCCTGTTAATTCTTTTAACACGATGTATCATTCGCCTGCGTTTTGGGCTTTGATGCTTCCAGTGTCTGTTAGCACAATGGCCTCCGATGTGTTGAGAGGTTACTGGGGACAGAGGCTTCTTTGGGAAGTCGGTGGTTATGTTGCGGTTTATCCCCCTACTGTACATAGATATGACAAGATCGAGGCCTATCCTTTTTCAGAAGAGAAAGATCTACATGTTAATGTTGGTCGTTTGATCAATTATTTGGTTTTGTGGAAATCCAATAAGCATAGATTGTTTGAGAAGATTTTGGATTTAAGCTATGCAATGGCTGAGGAGGGCTTTTGGACCGAGAAGGATGTGAAACTTACAGCTGCTTGGCTGCAGGACTTGTTAGCTGTTGGCTACCAGCAGCCAAGGTTGATGTCGCTGGAATTGGGACGTCCAAGAGCGAATATTGGTCATGGTGATCGCAGGGAATTCATCCCACAGAAATTGCCATCTGTTCACCTTGGTGTTGAAGAGACGGGAACTGTGAATTATGAGATTGCAAATTTGATCCGATGGAGGAAAACTTTTGGGAATGTTGTGCTTATTTTATATTGCAGTGGGCCTGTGGAACGTACAGCCCTTGAATGGAGATTGCTTTATGGGAGAGTGTTCAGAACTGTAGTTATTTTGTCTGAAAAGAAGGACATGGACCTTGTTGTACAGGAAGGCAAATTGGACAAAGCATACAG GTACCTGCCAAAAATATTTGATCAATTTAGCAGTGCGGAAGGATTCTTGTTCCTACAGGATAATACCATTCTTAATTATTGGAACTTAGTACAAGCAGACAAAACTAAGCTATGGATCACTAATAAG TTATCCGAGTCTTGGACACCTGTATTAACCAAAGGCGGCAATTCAGATTGGTTATCGCAACAAGCAAGCATGGTACAGCAGGTTGTTAGCATGATGCCAGCACACTTTCAAgtgaattacaaggaatttaGTCCCAACGAAAAGAACCTCTTACTTTGCAATTCTGAGGTATTTTATGTTCCTCAGCGCCTTGTCAGTGATTTCATTGAGCTTGTTAGCCTAATTGGCGATCTGGATATCCATCAGAAGGTTGCAATTCCTATGTTCTTTGTGTCCATGGATTCCCCACAGAATTTCGACCCTGTTCTTGACACAACAATCTACAAGCAAAAATTCCCCACTAATTCTTCCGCTCTTTATTCGGCTAAAGTCCCTGCTGTGCATCCATGGACTGTGTCAAGTGAGCAAGATTTCATAAAGCTTATTAGAATCATGGCAGAAGGTGATCCACTCCTAATGGAGTTAGTTTGA